The Tripterygium wilfordii isolate XIE 37 chromosome 17, ASM1340144v1, whole genome shotgun sequence genome has a window encoding:
- the LOC119982632 gene encoding tubby-like F-box protein 8, with amino-acid sequence MSFRSIVRDVRDGFGSLSRRGFEVRLTGHHRGKSQGSLHDLHDQPLVIQNSRWASLPPELLFDIIKRLEESDSTWPARKHVVACAAVCRSWRAMCKEIVKSPEFCGKLTFPVSLKQPGSRDGMIQCFIKRDKSKLTYHLFLCLSPALLVENGKFLLSAKRTRRTTFTEYVISMDADNISKSSSTYIGKLRSNFLGTKFIIYDTQPPYTAANVPPPGRSSRRFYSKRVSPKVPTGSYNISQISYELNVLGTRGPRRMHCLMHSIPVSALDVGGSVPGQPELLPRSLEDSFRSISLTKSLEHSVEFSSARFSDIVGPRGDDDEEGKTQPLVLKNKPPRWHEQLQCWCLNFRGRVTVASVKNFQLIAATQPAAGAPTPSQPAPSDHDKIILQFGKVGKDKFTMDYRYPLSAFQAFAICLSSFDTKLACE; translated from the exons ATGTCCTTCCGTAGCATAGTTCGTGATGTGAGGGATGGCTTTGGGAGTTTATCTAGACGGGGTTTTGAAGTGAGGCTGACTGGCCATCATAGAGGAAAGTCTCAAGGTTCATTACATGACTTGCATGACCAACCTCTTGTGATTCAGAACAGTCGTTGGGCTAGTCTACCTCCGGAGCTTCTATTTGACATAATCAAGAGATTGGAGGAGAGTGATAGCACTTGGCCTGCTAGAAAGCATGTTGTTGCATGTGCCGCTGTATGCCGGTCTTGGAGAGCTATGTGCAAAGAAATTGTTAAGAGCCCCGAGTTCTGTGGGAAGCTGACTTTCCCAGTGTCTCTAAAGCAG CCTGGGTCACGTGATGGAATGATCCAGTGTTTTATTAAGAGGGATAAATCAAAGCTAACTTAtcacctttttctttgtctCAGCCCTG CATTGCTGGTTGAAAATGGGAAATTCCTTCTCTCGGCAAAAAGAACTCGACGAACTACTTTCACAGAGTATGTTATCTCAATGGATGCTGACAATATCTCAAAATCAAGCAGCACATATATTGGAAAGTTGAG ATCGAATTTTCTTGGCACAAAATTCATAATATATGACACACAGCCGCCGTACACTGCTGCTAATGTTCCGCCTCCTGGCAGATCAAGTCGTAGATTTTATTCCAAAAGGGTCTCCCCGAAGGTCCCAACGGGAAGCTACAACATATCTCAAATCAGTTATGAACTAAATGTGTTGGGAACCCGAGGCCCCCGAAGAATGCACTGCCTTATGCACTCAATCCCAGTGTCAGCACTTGATGTCGGTGGCAGTGTCCCTGGGCAACCAGAGCTTCTTCCACGCAGCCTTGAGGACTCCTTTCGGAGTATCTCATTAACCAAGTCTCTTGAGCACTCTGTTGAGTTCAGCAGCGCAAGATTTTCTGATATTGTCGGGCCTCGTGGTGACGATGATGAGGAGGGCAAGACTCAACCCTTGGTTCTCAAAAACAAGCCCCCAAGATGGCATGAGCAGTTACAGTGTTGGTGCCTCAACTTCAGGGGCCGCGTAACTGTAGCCTCTGTTAAGAATTTCCAGTTGATTGCTGCTACACAGCCAGCAGCTGGTGCACCCACTCCATCTCAGCCAGCCCCATCAGATCATGATAAAATCATTCTGCAATTTGGCAAGGTTGGCAAAGATAAGTTCACCATGGATTATCGTTATCCTTTATCTGCATTTCAGGCTTTTGCAATCTGCCTGAGCAGCTTTGACACCAAATTGGCTTGTGAATAA